Genomic window (Spirosoma sp. KCTC 42546):
CTACGCAGGAAATGATTTCGATCAACGTAGCCCATTCCCACGAAACCTGCGGCATAGCGTTGAGTACCAGCCCTAAAGCCACACCAACAACCAGGGTAGCAAACGCGCCCCAGGGTTGCGGTCGTTTCAGGACAATGCCCAGCACCAGCGGCAAAGTCATTGGAATGGCGAACAGGCCTGTAAAGAGTTTATTCGCTTCAAACGCACCGCCGAAGCCCCCTACATACAACGCACCCAGTGTGACCAGTGCGCCCAGAACCAGCGTCATTAATCGCCCTACCCAAAGCATTTCGTTGTCGGCCGCTTTGGGGTTGAACAGTCGCTGGTAAATATCCCGCGTCAGAACGCCCGCCGTTACGTTGTATTCGCCACTCAGGACAGACATCGTAGCGGCAAACATGGCGGCTACCATCAGGCCCATGATCCCTTCGGGCAACAGTTTCAGGCAGACACTTACATACGCCATTTCCGGGTTTTCAAGGTTCGGTATCAGGGCTTTAGCTGCAATGGATGGGAATAAAAAAATGACAGGGAACAGAAAGAAAAATACGGCCGTCAGCATCCCTTGTTTCTGGCTGGCACGTTCATCGCGGACGCTGTAAAACCGCTGAATAAACGTCCAGTTGCCACTGTATTTAACCAGAATCATCAGGTAATATACCATCAGGTACAGTGGCATTCCCTTCGGCCCGTTGAACCAGGTGAAATGATCGGGAATAGCGGCCATCATACCAGGCAAGCCACCAGCCGCCTGGATCGTCAGCGGGACCAGAATCAACGTAGCAACGATCAGAATGATAAACTGCACGACATCCGTCACGACCACGGCCCATAACCCACCGACCACCGTATAAAGCGCGACAATGATTCCGCAGGCCAGGATGGAGCTTTCCAGCGAGAGGCCCGTGGCTGCTTTCACAAACAGCCCCAGCGCATACAACCGGACCATGTTGTCCAGAATCTTGAAGAGCACGCCCATCCAGGAAAACGTTTGCCGGACAGGCGCATTGAAGCGGGTTTCCAGAAACTCCATGGGGGTCATGATCCCCGCCCGTCGCCAGCGTTTGGCAAAGATGGCTACGCCCAGTAAGGCGGGTAAAACGGTGCTCCAGATCAGCGTCAGGGCCACGAACCCGTGTTGGTAGGCAATCCCCGCATAGGCCACGAAGATAAACGTACTGAACTTGGTCATGAAGTTACTGATGGCCCCCGACACCCACGGAATGGCATTCCCCCCCTTGAAATAATCGCCGATGTTTTTGACGAATTTCCCTAAAAACAGCCCAATGCCCGCCATCAGGAGCATGTAAATGGCAATGGCCCAGTAATCCAGTTGTTGTAGCGTTTGCACGGTTAGTTTGATTTAGGCATGTTAGGAGAATTTCGAACGTTTTTAAGCTGCACTACTTCCGTAACAGCCGGGCTTTGCTTCGCTTTCAAACCATTGACTTCCAGCGTATCGACGTCCTCGGCGAAAATGGCCGGGCGGTTTTCCTCGTCAGCGTAATCGAGCGTAAGATTGTCCA
Coding sequences:
- a CDS encoding sodium:solute symporter family protein, whose product is MQTLQQLDYWAIAIYMLLMAGIGLFLGKFVKNIGDYFKGGNAIPWVSGAISNFMTKFSTFIFVAYAGIAYQHGFVALTLIWSTVLPALLGVAIFAKRWRRAGIMTPMEFLETRFNAPVRQTFSWMGVLFKILDNMVRLYALGLFVKAATGLSLESSILACGIIVALYTVVGGLWAVVVTDVVQFIILIVATLILVPLTIQAAGGLPGMMAAIPDHFTWFNGPKGMPLYLMVYYLMILVKYSGNWTFIQRFYSVRDERASQKQGMLTAVFFFLFPVIFLFPSIAAKALIPNLENPEMAYVSVCLKLLPEGIMGLMVAAMFAATMSVLSGEYNVTAGVLTRDIYQRLFNPKAADNEMLWVGRLMTLVLGALVTLGALYVGGFGGAFEANKLFTGLFAIPMTLPLVLGIVLKRPQPWGAFATLVVGVALGLVLNAMPQVSWEWATLIEIISCVVVFLLSGVVVSQNDAYRQRVEAFFRRLRTPLTEAEKPAENPGFMQTMNRLYAVALVVTGSLFMAMSLPSLGETSGRVAMGAGLLCLVLSAIIWYRASRPIPGAPIKNTTHRQTPMGTTVNEH